In Papilio machaon chromosome W, ilPapMach1.1, whole genome shotgun sequence, a single genomic region encodes these proteins:
- the LOC123723315 gene encoding uncharacterized protein K02A2.6-like: MIERVHDGHMGIDRCKRHAREVMFWPGMSRDVEQRVRRCAACTERAPRPPREPLLFHHIPDIPWVKVGSDIFQIGKNYYLILVDYFSNFVEVVMLTNICSRSVIGALKEQFARHGIPAHLVTDNGPAYASKEFASFCRTWGFDHITTSPHYPQSNGRSERTVRTVKEMLKKSYLSGTDFYLGLLNFRATPRDGIASPSELLMGRRINTRLPIHLSKLKPSRDNSEDYKNIREKQFKCKTRYDWHSRALPELQAGQEVIIADGVSRRRRGRVQARAAQPRSYFVSDAAGRCYRRNRRHLINIGQQGSAYGATEPTESGCIPGTSSADSALQRDLGNEATTIATSSLLPNNNAQKIDVRQAAISAKNKFKNLFP, from the coding sequence ATGATAGAACGCGTTCACGACGGGCACATGGGCATAGACCGTTGCAAGCGGCACGCGCGCGAGGTCATGTTCTGGCCGGGCATGTCGCGCGATGTCGAGCAGCGCGTGCGGCGCTGCGCAGCGTGTACAGAGCGCGCTCCGCGCCCCCCGCGTGAACCCCTCTTGTTTCATCACATACCTGATATACCCTGGGTCAAGGTAGGTTcagatatttttcaaataggaAAAAACTATTATCTTATATTAGTGGATTACTTTTCGAATTTTGTTGAGGTAGTTATGTTAACGAATATTTGTAGCAGATCAGTTATCGGCGCTTTAAAGGAGCAATTTGCTCGACACGGCATTCCGGCCCATCTGGTGACAGACAACGGGCCCGCTTACGCGTCGAAAGAGTTCGCATCGTTTTGTAGGACGTGGGGTTTTGATCATATCACGACGTCGCCCCATTATCCGCAGTCGAATGGACGGAGTGAGAGAACTGTTAGAACcgtaaaagaaatgttaaagaaaTCGTATTTGTCGGGCACTGATTTTTATCTaggattattaaattttcgagcGACACCGCGTGACGGCATCGCTTCACCTTCGGAGTTATTGATGGGTCGTAGGATAAATACTCGGCTTCCCATTCATCTGAGCAAACTTAAACCTTCTcgagacaatagcgaagattataaaaacattcgagaaaaacaatttaagtgtAAAACTAGATACGACTGGCACTCGAGGGCGCTCCCGGAGCTGCAGGCCGGGCAGGAGGTGATCATCGCGGACGGAGTGAGTCGGCGCAGGCGCGGCCGTGTGCAGGCGCGCGCTGCGCAACCACGATCTTATTTTGTTAGTGATGCCGCGGGCAGATGTTACAGACGTAATAGGCGGCATTTGATTAATATTGGTCAGCAGGGCAGTGCCTATGGCGCGACTGAACCCACTGAGAGCGGCTGCATCCCGGGAACGTCTAGCGCAGACTCGGCATTACAACGCGACCTAGGTAACGAGGCCACCACAATCGCAACGTCTTCACTCTTACCCAATAATAATGCGCAAAAAATTGATGTTAGGCAGGCGGCTATTTCAgcgaaaaataagtttaaaaatttgtttccgtaa
- the LOC123723311 gene encoding uncharacterized protein LOC123723311, translated as MAECGLGQPLNPWFSDYLRARSYRVKVGDTFSEEKQVNCGVAQGSGCEPVCYLMHLNSLCGVLRHCSAHMFADDLCTLSASTDLAEMCRRVQEDVDAVVKWSHDNGILLNADKTKMIIIHSPYLRTIDNPPPLIAHSFDCFHNNKINCTCNPIEKVNCVNYLGVKIDTSFSWDSHIEYVCRKLRILLENGFQNKLRS; from the exons ATGGCGGAGTGCGGCCTGGGGCAGCCGCTGAACCCTTGGTTCAGCGACTATCTCAGGGCGCGCTCTTATCGTGTGAAAGTCGGCGACACGTTCAGCGAGGAAAAACAGGTAAACTGCGGCGTCGCCCAGGGTTCTGGGTGTGAGCCCGTGTGCTACCTGATGCACTTAAATAGCCTCTGTGGAGTATTACGGCACTGCTCCGCCCACATGTTTGCCGATGATCTTTGTACTCTGAGCGCTAGCACTGACCTCGCGGAAATGTGTCGCCGGGTTCAAGAGGATGTGGATGCGGTAGTTAAATGGTCACATGATAACGGCATCTTATTAAACGCTGACAAgacaaaaatgataattattcACTCCCCGTATTTACGTACTATTGATAATCCACCTCCTCTGATTGCACACAGCTTTGATTGCTTCcataataacaaaatcaaCTGCACTTGTAATCCTATCGAAAAAGTTAATTGTGTAAATTACCTGGGAGTAAAAATAGATACCTCTTTTTCTTGGGATTCCCACATAGAATACGTCTGTAGAAAATTAAGAATACTACTAGAAAA TGGATTCCAAAATAAGTTACGCTCTTGA